From the genome of Pseudarthrobacter sp. NIBRBAC000502772:
GTCCCAGAGCGGCAGTCCGGGAAGGTCCTCGAAGAGCACTTCCTGGGCCTCGTTGAACTTGGCATTGGCCTCATCCGTAGTCTTGGCGGCAAGCCCTTCCTGGAGCAGCTTGTCGAACTTAGGGTTCGAGTACTTCTCGTAGTTGGAGGAAGCGCCCGTTGCCCAGACCGGTCCGAGGAAGTTGTAGAGCGACGGGTAGTCGCCCTGCCAGCCGGCGCGGCTCAGGCCCGGGAGGGACTGGGACTTGCGCAGGTTCAGTACTTCAGCGAACTTGGCGAAGGGCTGGATTTCGGCCTGGATGCCGAGGTTGTTCTTGAAGCCGTTGGCCACGGCGTCAATCCATTCCTTGTTGCCACCATCGGTGTTGGAGGCAATCTGCAGCGGCTTGGAGGCGTCGTACGGCTGGATCTTGTCAGCCTGCGCCCAGAGGTCCTTGGCCTTGGCAGCATCGAACTTGAGGATTTCGCTGCCCTTAAGGCCTTCCTTGAAGCCATCGATGACCGGCGGGGCAAAGGCCTTGGCCGGGGTGCGGGTGCCGTTGAAGACCACCTTGGCGATCTCTTCGCGGTTGATGGCGTAGGACAGTGCCTGGCGGCGCAGCTTGCCGGCTTCACCCTGGAAGTTCGGGTTGTAACCCGGGATGTTCAGGGTGGAGTTGGTGGCCACGGCCTTGGTGGCGTTGCGGTCCTGGAAGTCCGTGACGTAGGTCTTCAGTGCGTTGGACGGCAGTACGTCGGTGACGTCCAGGTTGTTGCCCTGAAGGTCCGTGTATGCGGGGCCCGGATCGGTGTAGAACTTGAAGGTCACGCCGCCGTTCTTCGATTCGCGGGGACCCTTGTAGTCGGCGTTCTTGACGAGGGAGATCGACTGGTCGTGTACCCAGGAGCCGGTCTTTTCGAACTTGTACGGACCGTTACCTACCGGGTTTTCGCCGAAAGTCTTCGGATCCGCCAACGCTGCGGACGGCAGCGGGAAGAATGCTGAGTAGCCAAGGCGGAGCGACCAGTCAGCTTCCGGCTGTGCGAGCTTCACCGTGAGGGTCGAATCGTCTGTAGCTGTCAGACCCGACATCGTTTCCGCGGTGGGCGCCGGCGTGGTGGTCTTCTTGCCATCGGCCGCTGTTTCGGTGGTCACGGCCGAGACATCTGCATAGCCTTCGATGGACTCGAAGAAGAACCCGTTGTTCTGCAGGTTCTTGGAGTTCGCCGCGAAGTTCCAGGAATCAACGAACGTCTTGGCGGTGATCGCTTCGCCGTTCGTGAACTTCTGGCCCTGCTTGATCTTGATCGTCCAGTTCTGGGCGTCGGGCGACTCAATGGACTCTGCAAGCGAGTTGACCGGCTTGCCGTCGGCGTCGTAGCTGCGAAGGCCTTCGAACAGCAGCTCGACAACGCGGCCGCCATAAACTTCGTTCGTATTTGCCGGCAGCAACGGGTTCTGTGGTTCGTTGCTGTACGCGGTGATCACCTTGTTGGGATCGCCGGCCGACTGGCTGGCACCGTCATTGCTGCCGCCTCCAGCGCCGCAGCCTGTCAGGGCAAGGGCAGCGATCGCCACCATGCCGAGTGCTTTGGAAGTGCGCGTGAAACGCATTCCGCCTCCTATGAGTTGTGGGAGATATTCAGGGGAAATCTTTTGCTCCCCGGCAGGCCGATCACAGGTTCTCACTGTGACGTGGCCTACATATACGAGTAGCCTAACCGCACAAAGTCCAAATACTGGTACTCCGTTGCCAAACCGTAACCAGTTAACCGCCAATAACTAGCCGGTACCCGGAAGTTGCGCAAGTCACATGCTACTCGCTGGTAGGGGATGCTGCGAATCGAGGACGGGGCCGGGCTCCCACAGCGGTGACAAGCCCCCAGGACGCCCTATTTCAGGCGCCACTCCCACACATTCCACCAAACGCCCAAAGGGCCTGAGCTGGGCTTGATACCCGTCACGCGGCTGCTGAAAGCCACGGTTCCAGTGGTCTGGTACAGCGGCAGGCCGTAGGCGCTGTCCCACACGCGTTTGTCGATGTCAGCCAACAGTTCGTCCTGCTTTGCAAGGTCCGTAGTGCCGGACAGTTGCTCCATGGCTTTGTCTGCGTCGCCGTCGGAAAATCCGTTGAAGTTGCTGCCGCCACCGGTCTTGAAGATCTGCGGGACGCGGCTGACGCCGACCCCGGGTCCGATGGAACCGAGGATGGCGGCGTCGTAGCTGCCGCCGCCGAGCGCTTTCGCCCAGTCCGAGCTGCCGAGGCCCGCGTCTTCAACAGTGAATCCGGCGAGGCGGGCGGAATCGCGGATCAGGGAGAAGACCCGCACGCGGTTGGGGTTGTCCCTGTTGTACAGAATGCGGACCGTCGGAGCGGCATCCCGCAATTGCGACTTCGCGCCTTGGATGTCCACGTCAGAGTATTCGGCCGAACCGTTGTTTTTCACGGCGTCCGGATACTTCGGATGGGGTGGCAGGAAGACGTGCGAGTCCAGGGGTTTCGCGTCGGCGACAAATCCGCCCACCACGTCATCCACGATCTCCTGGCGCGGAACAGTCTTCAGGAAGGCCTCCCGGACATCCTTGTTGGCGAACGGTCCTGAAAAGTTGAGATCGAGGTGGTCGTAGCCGGACTGGCTGAAGCGCTGGACGGTATTGCCCTGCTCCACCAGCCTGTCGAAGAGGCTTTCGGTGCCGGCAGAGGGCTGCGGGGCAATGATGTCCGCCTGGCCGTTCCTGAGCGCGGCAATGGCGGTAGAGGCGGCACCGGTGAACCGTACGGTGATGTCATCGAGGTAGGGCTCCGGTCCCCAGACATAGTCCCTGTTCCGGACCAGCCGGATCGAGGCGTCCGGAACGATGTCCCGGACGATGTAGGGGCCGCTTGAAAGGTACATGGCCGGGTCATCAGGAAGCGTTTTGGTGTCGAAGCCTGAGTTCCAGAAGTTGCTGACCCGCTTCAGAGGGGCGTTGACCGAGGGCTGTTCCGTGTCGCCCCGGGGCGAGCCCTTGATCAGGTCCACGAGGTCGTCTTCGTCGTTAAGGCCGCTCTTGGCGGCGACAACATGGGCGGGGAGCCCGACGTCGAACGCTACTTCCCAATCAGCGTACGGCGCGGCGTATTCCAGCGTGATGGAACGCCCGTCACTCCCGATCTCCGGGAGTGCGGTGGCCCCCAGGCCGCTCTTGTCAGCCGCGGCCGAAAAGTACGTAGTCCCGGTCCCCGCCCTGGGTTCCGCGTCGTCGAAGTAGCCCGAGCCGGCGGCCCAGGACAGGAGGAGGTCGCCGGCGTCAATGGCTTCGCCGTCGGACCATTTCACACCCTCGCTGACGGTGTACTTCACCTTCAG
Proteins encoded in this window:
- a CDS encoding ABC transporter family substrate-binding protein; translated protein: MPLRRLIQVITGAVVAALVISGCSASGGAPPVVVGETNRGGSATVAEVNAFTSFNPFSADGNTDINTKIGHITHSGFYYVDDTEKVVRNEKFGRIEKISDKPLKVKYTVSEGVKWSDGEAIDAGDLLLSWAAGSGYFDDAEPRAGTGTTYFSAAADKSGLGATALPEIGSDGRSITLEYAAPYADWEVAFDVGLPAHVVAAKSGLNDEDDLVDLIKGSPRGDTEQPSVNAPLKRVSNFWNSGFDTKTLPDDPAMYLSSGPYIVRDIVPDASIRLVRNRDYVWGPEPYLDDITVRFTGAASTAIAALRNGQADIIAPQPSAGTESLFDRLVEQGNTVQRFSQSGYDHLDLNFSGPFANKDVREAFLKTVPRQEIVDDVVGGFVADAKPLDSHVFLPPHPKYPDAVKNNGSAEYSDVDIQGAKSQLRDAAPTVRILYNRDNPNRVRVFSLIRDSARLAGFTVEDAGLGSSDWAKALGGGSYDAAILGSIGPGVGVSRVPQIFKTGGGSNFNGFSDGDADKAMEQLSGTTDLAKQDELLADIDKRVWDSAYGLPLYQTTGTVAFSSRVTGIKPSSGPLGVWWNVWEWRLK
- a CDS encoding ABC transporter substrate-binding protein, with the protein product MRFTRTSKALGMVAIAALALTGCGAGGGSNDGASQSAGDPNKVITAYSNEPQNPLLPANTNEVYGGRVVELLFEGLRSYDADGKPVNSLAESIESPDAQNWTIKIKQGQKFTNGEAITAKTFVDSWNFAANSKNLQNNGFFFESIEGYADVSAVTTETAADGKKTTTPAPTAETMSGLTATDDSTLTVKLAQPEADWSLRLGYSAFFPLPSAALADPKTFGENPVGNGPYKFEKTGSWVHDQSISLVKNADYKGPRESKNGGVTFKFYTDPGPAYTDLQGNNLDVTDVLPSNALKTYVTDFQDRNATKAVATNSTLNIPGYNPNFQGEAGKLRRQALSYAINREEIAKVVFNGTRTPAKAFAPPVIDGFKEGLKGSEILKFDAAKAKDLWAQADKIQPYDASKPLQIASNTDGGNKEWIDAVANGFKNNLGIQAEIQPFAKFAEVLNLRKSQSLPGLSRAGWQGDYPSLYNFLGPVWATGASSNYEKYSNPKFDKLLQEGLAAKTTDEANAKFNEAQEVLFEDLPGLPLWDQAKPIVWSENVVKAETGWNGGILYYNITAK